The following are from one region of the Dreissena polymorpha isolate Duluth1 chromosome 2, UMN_Dpol_1.0, whole genome shotgun sequence genome:
- the LOC127867104 gene encoding dihydrofolate reductase-like isoform X23 — MDIMEQNVSTTNGIITFNMMAAMCHNNRGIGYQGDLPWPKLKADFEYYLKTTSTHKKDSSLMIKHVHGRKSWAGCTDFQASYGGVYHIVCSQSRDPSIKTHPNLLTVAESVPEALEYIADLNRKGKVDSVWIMGGAGIYQKRRHFRYLSRRRRYFLRI; from the exons ATGGACATCATGGAACAAAATGTCTCCACAACGAACGGTATAATCACTTTCAATATGATGGCAGCAATGTGTCATAACAACAGAGGCATTGGCTACCAGGGTGATCTGCCATGGCCAAAATTGAA GGCCGATTTTGAGTATTATTTAAAGACCACATCCACACACAAGAAAG ACTCCAGTTTGATGATTAAACATGTACATGGCCGTAAGAGCTGGGCGGGATGTACGGACTTTCAGGCGAGCTATGGGGGCGTATATCACATCGTCTGTAGTCAGTCACGTGACCCAAG TATCAAGACACACCCGAATCTTCTGACGGTGGCCGAAAGTGTACCTGAGGCTCTCGAGTACATCGCAGATCTGAACCGGAAGGGGAAAGTAGACAGCGTCTGGATAATGGGTGGTGCAGGCATATACCAG AAACGACGCCACTTCCGATACCTATCACGAAGAAGACGGTATTTCCTTCGAATTTAA